The following proteins are co-located in the Spirosoma montaniterrae genome:
- a CDS encoding glycoside hydrolase family 13 protein — MLKRLLLPALCTLLMSLPVLAQPASIQRVNPTHWWTGMKNPNLQLMIYGPNAGSLTYTLSYPGVRLAKTHTVENPNYAFLDLVISPSAKPGTLRFTGKRGSQTLTQTFELKARDNSPKGQGVSAADFIYLAMPDRFANGDESNDKFADMADPNADRNNPFYRHGGDLAGAGERLNYLKDLGVTAIWFTPVLENNQPLTNEGGNMRSAYHGYGFTDHYAVDRRMGGNAAYKEFVRKAHAAGIKVVQDAVYNHCGINHWFLKDMPMKSWLHQWPTYTNTSYKYQPITDPHGAESDRRVTLDGWFVPFLPDLNQSNPFVSNFLIQHAIWSVEEFGVDAWRVDTYMYNDQPFMNRCNAALLEQYPAIHIFGESWVNNVVDQAYYTRNKIDFPFKSNQPGALDFVVYQAMLDALKTNFSWDDGVNKFYQALAQDAVYADPNKLVTFLDNHDTDRYLSVIGEDFDKYKIGMTWLLTTRGIPSMYYGTEILMKNFKNPSDAEVRRDFPGGFPGDKENKFEAAGRTDRENDAHLFVRKLATYRRDNPVMHTGKLMQFLPQDGTYVYFRYDGKKTVMVATNTSDKEISLDTARFAERMSGYTSARNVLTDATVSDLKLIKLPAKTAVVLELR, encoded by the coding sequence ATGCTAAAGCGATTACTGCTTCCTGCGCTCTGCACCCTGCTGATGAGTCTGCCGGTGCTGGCACAACCAGCCTCTATTCAGCGCGTAAACCCAACGCACTGGTGGACAGGTATGAAAAACCCTAACCTGCAACTGATGATTTACGGCCCAAATGCCGGTTCGCTGACCTATACGCTCAGCTACCCCGGCGTTCGGCTGGCAAAAACGCATACCGTCGAAAATCCGAATTACGCCTTTCTGGATTTAGTTATTTCGCCCTCGGCCAAACCCGGTACGCTGCGGTTTACGGGCAAACGCGGCAGTCAGACCCTGACCCAGACGTTTGAGCTGAAAGCCCGCGATAACAGCCCCAAAGGGCAGGGCGTGTCAGCCGCCGACTTTATCTACCTTGCCATGCCCGACCGCTTCGCCAACGGCGACGAAAGCAACGACAAATTTGCCGACATGGCCGACCCCAACGCCGACCGCAACAATCCGTTTTACCGGCACGGGGGCGATCTGGCCGGGGCTGGCGAGCGGCTCAATTACCTGAAAGACCTCGGCGTTACGGCCATCTGGTTTACGCCCGTGCTGGAAAACAACCAGCCCCTGACCAACGAAGGCGGCAACATGCGCTCGGCCTATCATGGCTACGGCTTCACCGATCATTATGCCGTTGACAGGCGAATGGGTGGCAATGCAGCCTACAAAGAGTTTGTTCGGAAAGCCCACGCGGCAGGCATCAAGGTGGTGCAGGATGCGGTCTATAATCACTGCGGCATCAATCACTGGTTTTTGAAAGACATGCCCATGAAAAGCTGGCTCCATCAGTGGCCGACGTATACCAACACATCGTACAAATACCAGCCCATTACCGACCCGCACGGGGCCGAAAGCGACCGGCGCGTAACCCTCGACGGCTGGTTTGTACCGTTTCTGCCCGACCTGAATCAGAGTAACCCGTTTGTGTCGAATTTCCTGATTCAGCACGCCATCTGGAGCGTCGAGGAGTTTGGTGTCGATGCGTGGCGGGTGGATACGTACATGTATAACGATCAGCCGTTTATGAACCGATGCAACGCGGCCCTGCTGGAGCAGTATCCCGCCATTCACATCTTCGGCGAATCGTGGGTCAACAATGTTGTCGATCAGGCGTATTATACACGAAACAAGATTGATTTTCCGTTCAAGTCGAACCAGCCCGGTGCGTTGGATTTTGTGGTGTATCAGGCTATGCTCGACGCGCTGAAAACCAATTTTAGCTGGGACGATGGCGTAAATAAATTCTATCAGGCTCTGGCGCAGGATGCCGTCTACGCCGACCCCAACAAACTTGTGACGTTCTTAGACAACCACGATACCGACCGTTACCTGTCGGTGATTGGCGAGGATTTCGACAAGTACAAAATCGGAATGACGTGGCTGCTGACAACGCGCGGCATTCCCAGCATGTATTATGGTACCGAAATTCTGATGAAGAATTTCAAAAATCCGTCCGATGCGGAAGTCCGGCGCGATTTTCCCGGCGGGTTCCCCGGCGATAAGGAGAACAAGTTTGAAGCCGCCGGACGCACCGACCGCGAAAACGACGCGCATCTGTTCGTGCGGAAGTTAGCCACCTACCGGCGCGACAATCCGGTAATGCATACGGGCAAATTGATGCAGTTTCTACCGCAGGACGGCACCTATGTGTATTTTCGTTACGATGGTAAAAAGACCGTGATGGTTGCCACGAACACAAGCGACAAAGAAATTTCGCTCGATACGGCCCGTTTTGCCGAGCGTATGAGCGGGTACACCTCGGCCCGTAACGTGCTGACCGACGCCACGGTCAGCGATCTGAAACTGATTAAATTACCGGCTAAAACGGCAGTAGTGCTGGAACTGCGGTAA
- a CDS encoding alpha-amylase family glycosyl hydrolase — MNTTSAMPVMNKLIIYQIFTRLFGNQNTTNALNGSRGENGVGTFNDINDAALRAIRQFGATHVWYTGILEHATETNYSAFGIRPDDPSVVKGRAGSPYAVKDYYDVDPDLAVDVPKRMAEFDALIRRTHAHKLKVIIDFVPNHVARQYHSDAKPDGVADLGEYDDTTVNFAPNNNFYYLPGETFVSPNPTETSDRPGPSPEGRGATHSEHSPLPSGEGPGRSDVSVGFGFHEHPAKVTGSGSITASPDVNDWYETVKLNYGLNIFDGSQHFNPVPATWQQMLDILLFWAKKGVDGFRCDMAYYVPIEFWQWAVYQVKKAYPKVLFIAEIYDPGLYRPFIFQGGFDYLYDKVGLYDAVRALTEGHGSCYDLTRVWQQQSGDYAQHMLRFMETHDEQRIASRFFASDPWAAVPGMTLSATMHTGPFLLYFGQEVGVRADGASGFSGDDGRTTIFDYWGITEWQGYLNKGRYDGAGLSDDQQRLRAFYHQLNHLVSGSDAVQNGYFYDLQWANDNGQSPGYDAHRIYSYLRYTERQKLLIVCNFSNERTYETTVRIPNHAFETLNLNSARTYRFIDIFLTDTQVEAVGREGVPLLLPPRAVRVFEIKA; from the coding sequence ATGAACACCACATCGGCCATGCCTGTGATGAATAAACTCATCATCTATCAGATTTTCACCCGGCTGTTTGGCAACCAGAATACAACCAACGCCCTCAACGGTTCACGCGGGGAGAATGGCGTTGGCACGTTCAACGATATCAACGACGCGGCTTTGCGGGCCATTCGGCAGTTTGGGGCTACGCACGTCTGGTATACAGGCATACTCGAACACGCTACCGAAACCAATTATTCAGCCTTCGGTATCCGGCCCGACGACCCGTCGGTTGTGAAAGGCCGCGCCGGGTCGCCCTATGCAGTAAAAGACTACTACGACGTTGACCCCGACTTAGCCGTTGACGTGCCAAAGCGCATGGCCGAGTTTGACGCACTTATTCGGCGAACGCACGCGCACAAACTGAAGGTTATCATCGACTTCGTGCCCAACCACGTCGCCCGCCAATACCACTCCGACGCCAAACCAGACGGCGTTGCTGACCTCGGCGAATACGACGACACGACCGTCAACTTCGCACCCAACAACAATTTTTATTACCTGCCCGGCGAAACGTTTGTGTCGCCAAACCCCACCGAAACGTCGGACCGCCCCGGCCCCTCCCCAGAAGGGAGGGGAGCAACCCATTCGGAGCATTCACCCCTCCCTTCTGGGGAGGGGCCGGGGCGGTCCGACGTTTCGGTGGGGTTTGGCTTTCACGAACACCCTGCTAAAGTGACCGGCTCCGGCTCTATTACGGCCTCACCCGACGTGAACGACTGGTATGAGACAGTGAAACTGAACTACGGGCTGAACATCTTCGACGGTAGCCAGCATTTTAACCCCGTTCCGGCAACTTGGCAGCAAATGCTCGATATTCTGCTGTTCTGGGCTAAAAAAGGCGTCGACGGGTTCCGCTGCGACATGGCTTATTATGTGCCCATCGAATTCTGGCAGTGGGCTGTGTATCAGGTTAAAAAGGCATATCCGAAGGTTCTTTTCATTGCTGAAATCTACGACCCCGGACTGTACCGACCGTTTATTTTTCAGGGTGGATTTGATTACCTCTACGATAAAGTGGGCCTCTACGACGCCGTGCGGGCACTTACCGAAGGCCACGGCTCCTGCTATGATCTTACGCGCGTGTGGCAGCAACAGTCGGGCGATTATGCCCAGCATATGCTCCGGTTCATGGAAACCCATGACGAACAGCGGATTGCATCGCGCTTTTTTGCCAGCGACCCCTGGGCGGCTGTGCCGGGCATGACACTATCAGCCACCATGCACACGGGTCCGTTTCTGCTCTATTTCGGGCAGGAAGTTGGGGTTCGGGCCGACGGTGCGTCGGGCTTCAGTGGCGACGATGGGCGCACGACCATTTTCGATTACTGGGGCATTACCGAATGGCAGGGCTACCTGAACAAAGGCCGCTACGACGGAGCAGGACTAAGCGACGATCAGCAGCGGCTGCGGGCGTTTTACCACCAGCTCAATCACCTCGTCAGCGGTTCCGACGCTGTTCAGAACGGCTATTTTTATGACCTCCAATGGGCCAACGACAACGGCCAAAGCCCCGGCTATGATGCCCACCGGATTTACAGTTACCTGCGCTACACCGAACGGCAAAAACTACTGATTGTCTGCAATTTCTCGAATGAACGCACCTATGAAACTACGGTTCGGATTCCAAATCATGCGTTTGAAACGCTGAATCTGAATTCGGCACGAACGTATCGCTTTATCGACATTTTTCTGACCGATACACAGGTAGAAGCCGTTGGACGTGAGGGTGTTCCGCTACTGCTGCCGCCCCGCGCCGTTCGCGTGTTCGAAATTAAAGCGTAA
- a CDS encoding N-acetylmuramoyl-L-alanine amidase-like domain-containing protein encodes MTKRFTVFFLSLVSHLSLAQDLASIDLHPFYSAGEKTPGKTAVSIGRQLLAKPYVPHTLDVNPTEQLVVNLREFDCTTYLETVLALTLANHELRGKTNATALFEATFRRLLTQLRYRNGKIDGYASRLHYFSDWLYDNERKGLLTDITRELPGSMSVAKPVTYMTTATWKYPALRDPAVLKQMALTEAALSQQSFAFVPKKHVRQAEAALREGDIIMLTAARPGLDMKHVGLAVRQPNGRMHLLHASSEQGQVVITPYPISDYILNNRRLSGIRVARLRDATTGLATAFTKAD; translated from the coding sequence ATGACGAAACGTTTTACGGTTTTTTTTCTGTCACTTGTTTCGCATCTGTCTTTAGCGCAGGACCTCGCATCGATCGATCTGCATCCGTTCTATAGTGCGGGTGAAAAAACTCCCGGCAAAACCGCCGTGTCGATTGGCAGGCAACTACTGGCGAAGCCCTACGTGCCGCATACGCTCGACGTAAACCCGACGGAACAGTTGGTCGTCAATCTGCGCGAATTCGATTGTACTACGTATTTGGAAACGGTATTGGCCCTAACCCTCGCAAACCACGAATTACGGGGCAAAACCAACGCAACCGCCCTGTTTGAAGCAACGTTTCGGCGGCTGCTCACCCAGTTACGCTACCGAAATGGCAAAATCGACGGCTATGCCAGCCGGTTGCACTACTTCTCTGACTGGCTATACGACAATGAACGGAAGGGACTGCTGACCGATATTACCCGCGAATTGCCGGGCAGTATGTCGGTAGCCAAACCCGTGACGTACATGACCACCGCCACCTGGAAGTACCCCGCCCTGCGCGACCCGGCAGTGCTGAAACAGATGGCCCTCACCGAAGCGGCTCTGAGTCAGCAGTCGTTCGCGTTTGTGCCGAAGAAGCATGTCCGGCAGGCCGAAGCCGCCCTGCGCGAAGGCGACATTATTATGCTGACAGCCGCCCGGCCCGGTCTCGACATGAAACACGTTGGTCTTGCCGTGCGCCAGCCTAACGGGCGGATGCACCTGCTACATGCCTCGTCGGAGCAGGGTCAGGTAGTGATTACCCCCTACCCGATCAGCGATTATATACTGAACAACAGGCGATTGTCGGGCATTCGGGTAGCCCGGCTGCGAGACGCTACCACTGGGCTGGCAACGGCGTTTACGAAGGCTGACTGA
- a CDS encoding M14 family metallopeptidase yields MRYATHSLLAVLLLVLNTTLAQKIPSPKEHFGFNIGDDYQLVTYTKTEDYFKKVAAASDRVKLVDIGMTEEGRHQYMLIVSSPANLKKVDRYKEISQKMARAEGLTDEQARALAEEGRAIVWIDGGLHSTETVGMMQLIETIWQLVSRNDPETMRILDQDVILLTHANPDGQEIVTNWYMREPVANKRVLDNLPRLYQKYIGHDNNRDFFIMNMKETRNIGRQLFVEWIPQIMYNHHQRGPAGSILAGPPYRDPFNYVFDPLMVTGIDALGAAMVNRLNVENKPGFTRLGGSVFSTWYNGGLRTTTHFHNMIGLLTEIVGGPTPEDVPLVPNRLIPNGNTPFPVTPQKWYFKQSIDYSLSLNYAVLDYAARHRDQLLYNIYRMGKNSIERGSKDFWALSPKKIEAINDAFKNDPKKPVSTTSAGAAALAQYGMLPRGGGMPVKYYDTVMKAPVMRDPRGFIIPVNQPDFGSAVKFVNALIRTGIQVQQATADFTVAGRNYPAGSYVVKTDQAFRPHLLDMFEPQDHPNDFQYPGGPPVRPYDAAGWTLAYLMHVKFDRILDSFDGPFKKLPIGELQLPDGRIDGGGSAGYVLSARVNDAFIAVNDLLAAGIDVFRLPGGMGSKSTVEAGSFYVPASAKAKSLLDKSVKDLGLVVTGVSKKPAGSMVKVAPMRIALWDTYGGSMPSGWVRWLMEQYHFPMKVIYPQEIDGGDLRKKYDAIVFVTRAIPPVGGGDEDIWRAMEREPKEENTPAEYRPWLGKITPDKSIPQLKTFLEAGGTIITIGSSTNLAYHLKLPVKSALTEMTASGQEKPLPGEKYYIPGSVLQVQIDSTQQATWGLPSRTDVYFDASPVFKLAPDAIAKGSIMPLAWFGSEKPLRSGWAWGQSYLQGGVAAFMAPVGAGKFYAFGPEITFRAQAHGTFKLLFNQLYNTGRSGSQSVDVVSED; encoded by the coding sequence ATGCGTTACGCTACTCATTCCCTGCTGGCCGTGCTGCTGCTGGTGCTGAACACCACGCTGGCCCAGAAAATCCCTTCGCCCAAAGAACACTTTGGCTTCAACATCGGCGACGATTACCAGTTGGTTACGTATACCAAAACCGAAGATTATTTCAAGAAAGTAGCCGCTGCCTCCGACCGGGTTAAGTTGGTCGATATTGGCATGACCGAAGAAGGGCGGCACCAGTACATGCTCATCGTATCGTCGCCCGCGAACCTGAAAAAAGTAGACCGCTACAAAGAGATTTCGCAGAAGATGGCCCGCGCCGAAGGGCTGACCGACGAACAGGCCCGTGCGCTGGCCGAAGAAGGCCGCGCCATTGTCTGGATCGACGGGGGGCTGCACTCCACCGAAACGGTAGGCATGATGCAACTGATTGAAACGATTTGGCAACTCGTAAGCCGCAACGACCCCGAAACGATGCGGATTCTCGACCAGGACGTGATTCTGCTTACCCACGCCAACCCCGACGGGCAGGAAATCGTGACCAACTGGTACATGCGCGAACCCGTTGCCAACAAGCGCGTACTCGACAACCTGCCGCGCCTGTATCAGAAATACATCGGCCACGACAACAACCGCGATTTCTTCATCATGAACATGAAAGAAACCCGCAACATCGGTCGGCAACTGTTTGTGGAGTGGATCCCGCAGATTATGTACAATCACCACCAGCGCGGCCCGGCGGGGTCGATTCTGGCTGGCCCGCCCTACCGCGACCCGTTCAACTACGTCTTCGACCCACTGATGGTGACGGGCATCGACGCCCTCGGCGCGGCTATGGTGAACCGGCTCAACGTTGAAAACAAGCCCGGCTTTACGCGGCTGGGCGGGTCGGTATTTTCGACCTGGTACAACGGCGGTTTGCGGACTACCACGCACTTCCACAACATGATCGGGCTGCTGACCGAGATTGTGGGTGGCCCTACGCCCGAAGACGTACCGTTGGTGCCGAACCGGCTGATTCCCAACGGCAACACGCCTTTTCCGGTGACGCCCCAGAAGTGGTATTTCAAGCAGTCGATTGATTACTCGCTGTCGCTGAACTATGCCGTGCTGGATTATGCCGCCCGCCACCGCGACCAGTTGCTGTACAACATTTACCGGATGGGCAAGAACTCCATCGAGCGGGGTAGCAAAGACTTCTGGGCCTTGTCGCCGAAGAAAATTGAGGCCATCAACGACGCTTTCAAGAATGATCCGAAGAAGCCCGTATCGACTACCAGCGCGGGGGCTGCGGCTCTGGCGCAGTATGGTATGTTGCCACGCGGGGGCGGTATGCCGGTGAAGTATTACGATACCGTCATGAAAGCCCCGGTCATGCGCGACCCACGCGGCTTTATCATCCCGGTCAACCAGCCTGATTTTGGCTCGGCGGTGAAGTTCGTGAACGCGCTCATCCGCACCGGTATTCAGGTACAGCAGGCCACGGCTGACTTTACGGTAGCGGGCCGCAACTACCCGGCGGGGTCGTATGTGGTAAAAACCGATCAGGCATTCCGGCCCCACCTGCTCGACATGTTTGAACCGCAGGATCACCCCAACGATTTCCAGTACCCCGGTGGCCCGCCCGTGCGCCCCTACGATGCCGCTGGCTGGACGCTGGCTTACCTGATGCACGTTAAATTCGACCGGATTCTCGACAGTTTCGATGGCCCGTTCAAAAAACTGCCCATTGGCGAACTCCAGTTACCCGATGGCCGCATCGACGGCGGAGGCAGCGCGGGCTATGTGCTGAGTGCGCGGGTCAACGACGCGTTTATTGCCGTGAACGACCTGCTGGCAGCGGGCATCGACGTGTTCCGGCTACCGGGCGGCATGGGCAGCAAATCGACCGTCGAAGCCGGTTCGTTCTATGTGCCAGCGTCGGCAAAAGCCAAATCGCTGCTCGATAAGTCGGTGAAAGACTTAGGGTTAGTCGTGACGGGCGTATCGAAAAAACCGGCAGGTTCGATGGTCAAAGTAGCACCGATGCGCATTGCGCTCTGGGACACCTACGGTGGCTCGATGCCGTCGGGCTGGGTACGCTGGCTGATGGAGCAGTATCACTTCCCGATGAAAGTCATCTACCCGCAGGAAATCGACGGGGGCGATTTGCGTAAAAAATACGACGCCATCGTGTTCGTAACCCGCGCCATTCCGCCCGTGGGTGGCGGTGACGAAGACATCTGGCGGGCTATGGAGCGTGAACCGAAAGAAGAAAACACACCCGCCGAGTACCGCCCGTGGCTTGGCAAAATTACCCCCGACAAGTCGATTCCGCAGTTGAAAACGTTCCTCGAAGCGGGCGGCACCATCATCACCATCGGCAGCAGCACCAACCTGGCGTATCACCTGAAACTGCCTGTGAAAAGTGCCCTCACCGAAATGACCGCCAGCGGTCAGGAAAAACCACTCCCCGGTGAGAAATACTACATTCCGGGCAGCGTGTTGCAGGTGCAGATCGATTCGACCCAACAGGCCACATGGGGTCTGCCAAGTCGCACCGACGTGTATTTCGATGCCAGCCCGGTGTTTAAACTGGCTCCCGATGCCATTGCCAAAGGCAGCATTATGCCACTGGCGTGGTTTGGCAGCGAGAAACCCCTCCGTAGCGGCTGGGCCTGGGGGCAATCGTATTTGCAGGGTGGCGTTGCCGCTTTTATGGCACCGGTAGGAGCCGGTAAATTCTACGCCTTCGGCCCCGAAATCACGTTCCGGGCGCAGGCACACGGTACGTTCAAGCTGCTCTTCAATCAACTCTACAACACGGGCCGCAGCGGTTCGCAGAGTGTTGATGTGGTGAGTGAGGATTGA
- a CDS encoding SusD/RagB family nutrient-binding outer membrane lipoprotein gives MNLMQTFRTISLLGLLMLAGACREFVDINADPNNPTTPVLELLLPATQVSMTGSLRDVNQGASVLSQHLYTIATSRNFQDGTDYQQSWNSLYTQVLNDLEIIIREGTRLQRWDYVAIAKLQKAYVYSLMVDLWGDIPYADASKGLTVSDPTFESGAAIYDKLFLLIDEGLADANKGNFAIQPTTADLIYRGDKAAWIRMANSLKIKLFNQIRLVQPDKAKAGIAALLSANAPLISTNAQDFSFRFGTTETPANRHPWHRTEYQAGKSYYMSQNFMERLFGTDDPRIRYYFFRQTSNYTVGFTPTGNGYFGRYTGDATAAPNDNALKATVGVYPAGGLYDASPINNLTAANVFVTNSGATGAPKVVTNIDGSGAGVFPFITNAMMKFILAEAALTMGTAGDPKQLFQEGITASLNSINTIATTSGNSAPVLPTATITAFVANRTAQYDAADAGGKLAAVMTQKYIALYGNGIEAYTDYRRTNLPTLAAPIAPLNSFPLRLAYSITELATNATVSGKADQVQTAQQITPVFWDK, from the coding sequence ATGAATCTCATGCAAACGTTCCGAACGATTTCGCTACTGGGGCTGCTGATGCTGGCCGGAGCCTGCCGCGAATTTGTCGATATCAATGCCGACCCCAACAACCCGACCACGCCCGTGCTGGAGTTGCTGCTGCCCGCCACGCAGGTGTCGATGACGGGTAGTCTGCGCGACGTAAATCAGGGTGCTTCGGTGCTGTCGCAACACCTGTACACAATCGCTACGAGCCGCAATTTTCAGGACGGCACCGATTATCAGCAGTCGTGGAATTCGCTGTACACGCAGGTGCTGAACGACCTGGAAATCATTATCCGCGAAGGCACCCGCCTGCAACGCTGGGATTACGTTGCTATTGCCAAACTGCAAAAAGCGTATGTCTACAGCCTGATGGTTGACCTCTGGGGCGACATTCCCTACGCCGATGCCTCGAAGGGCCTGACCGTGTCGGACCCGACCTTTGAAAGCGGAGCCGCCATCTACGACAAGCTGTTTCTGCTCATTGATGAAGGGCTGGCCGATGCCAATAAAGGCAACTTCGCCATTCAACCTACCACCGCCGACCTGATTTACCGGGGCGACAAAGCGGCCTGGATTCGGATGGCTAACTCGCTCAAAATAAAGCTCTTTAACCAGATTCGGCTGGTGCAGCCCGACAAGGCGAAGGCGGGTATTGCCGCGCTCCTGAGTGCCAATGCGCCCCTCATCAGCACCAACGCGCAGGATTTCTCGTTCCGCTTCGGCACCACCGAAACCCCGGCCAATCGCCACCCCTGGCACCGTACCGAATACCAGGCGGGGAAGAGTTATTACATGAGCCAGAATTTTATGGAGCGACTGTTTGGCACCGACGACCCGCGCATCCGGTATTATTTCTTCCGGCAAACGTCGAACTATACGGTTGGGTTTACGCCCACCGGCAACGGCTACTTTGGCCGCTACACGGGCGATGCTACGGCGGCTCCCAACGACAATGCCCTGAAAGCCACAGTGGGTGTATATCCGGCGGGTGGGCTGTACGACGCCAGCCCGATCAACAACCTGACGGCGGCTAATGTGTTTGTTACCAACAGCGGGGCCACGGGTGCGCCTAAAGTCGTGACCAATATCGACGGGTCGGGGGCGGGTGTGTTCCCGTTTATCACCAACGCCATGATGAAGTTCATACTGGCCGAAGCCGCGCTGACTATGGGTACGGCGGGCGACCCGAAACAACTGTTTCAGGAAGGTATAACGGCGAGTCTGAACAGCATCAACACCATCGCCACAACGTCGGGTAACTCGGCTCCGGTGCTGCCCACGGCCACGATTACGGCTTTTGTGGCAAACCGAACGGCGCAGTACGACGCGGCTGACGCGGGGGGTAAATTAGCCGCCGTGATGACGCAGAAATACATTGCTCTCTATGGCAACGGCATCGAAGCCTATACGGACTACCGCCGAACAAACCTGCCCACTCTGGCCGCGCCCATTGCACCCCTGAACTCGTTCCCGCTCCGGTTAGCCTATTCCATCACCGAACTGGCAACCAACGCCACTGTATCGGGCAAAGCCGATCAGGTACAGACCGCCCAGCAAATCACCCCCGTATTCTGGGACAAATAG